In Limisalsivibrio acetivorans, one genomic interval encodes:
- the ilvC gene encoding ketol-acid reductoisomerase, with amino-acid sequence MKAYYEKDANLELIKGKKVAVIGYGSQGYGHSNNLKESGVDVAVGLRKGSSSWKKVEAAGIKPMEIAEAAKWADVIMILAPDEIQGDLYREEIAPNIKPDTYLAFAHGFNIHFNQIVPPADVNVIMIAPKGPGHLVRAEYEKGGGVPCLIAIHQDATGDSREVALSYAAAIGGARAGVLETSFQEETETDLFGEQVVLCGGLTQLIKYGYETLVEDGYSPEMAYFECLHEVKLIVDLLYEGGISNMRYSISNTAQYGDMTRGPRVITPEVKETMKQILYEIKSGEFARDWMLENKANRPNFNALTRLGEEHPIEEVGSKLRGMMSWLGKNKIVDKDKN; translated from the coding sequence ATGAAAGCATACTACGAGAAGGATGCAAACCTTGAACTCATAAAGGGGAAAAAGGTTGCAGTTATAGGTTACGGAAGCCAGGGATACGGACACAGCAACAACCTCAAGGAGAGCGGTGTTGATGTGGCTGTCGGTCTTAGAAAGGGTAGCTCCAGCTGGAAGAAGGTTGAAGCCGCCGGTATCAAGCCCATGGAGATTGCAGAGGCGGCTAAGTGGGCGGATGTAATAATGATTCTCGCACCCGATGAGATCCAGGGTGACCTCTACAGAGAGGAGATCGCTCCCAACATCAAGCCCGATACATACCTCGCCTTCGCCCATGGTTTCAACATACACTTCAACCAGATCGTACCCCCCGCAGATGTGAACGTTATCATGATCGCCCCCAAGGGCCCCGGTCACCTCGTTCGTGCGGAATACGAGAAGGGTGGCGGCGTTCCCTGCCTTATCGCTATCCATCAGGATGCCACAGGCGATTCCCGTGAGGTTGCCCTCAGCTATGCCGCAGCAATCGGCGGTGCGAGAGCAGGCGTTCTTGAGACATCTTTCCAGGAAGAGACCGAAACGGATCTCTTCGGCGAGCAGGTTGTTCTCTGCGGAGGTCTTACCCAGCTTATCAAGTACGGTTACGAAACACTCGTTGAGGACGGATACTCACCCGAGATGGCATACTTCGAGTGCCTCCATGAGGTTAAGCTCATCGTAGACCTTCTCTATGAAGGGGGCATCTCCAACATGCGCTACTCCATCAGCAACACCGCCCAGTACGGCGATATGACTAGGGGGCCCAGAGTTATCACTCCCGAAGTCAAGGAGACTATGAAGCAGATCCTTTACGAGATAAAGTCAGGCGAATTCGCCAGAGACTGGATGCTTGAGAACAAGGCAAACCGCCCCAACTTCAACGCACTCACAAGGCTCGGCGAGGAGCATCCCATCGAAGAGGTTGGCTCCAAGCTTAGAGGGATGATGAGCTGGCTCGGAAAGAACAAGATAGTTGACAAAGACAAAAATTAA
- the ilvN gene encoding acetolactate synthase small subunit — translation MRHIISILVENKFGVLSRISGLFSGRGYNIESLSVGETMESGLSVMTIVTRGDDRVVEQIIKQLRKLVNVLKVRDVVTMDHIEREMLLVKIHANGRTRPEIFNIVNTFRGKIIDLNGDSLVVEITGSKDKNMAFLNVLEPYGVIEVVRTGSVAIARGSKATSDR, via the coding sequence ATGAGACATATCATATCCATACTTGTGGAAAATAAGTTCGGCGTTCTCTCAAGGATTTCAGGACTCTTCAGCGGAAGGGGATACAATATCGAGAGCCTCTCGGTGGGGGAGACAATGGAGAGCGGACTCTCCGTTATGACCATCGTAACAAGGGGTGACGATAGGGTTGTGGAGCAGATTATCAAACAGCTTCGCAAGCTTGTAAACGTGCTCAAGGTTCGTGATGTTGTAACGATGGACCACATCGAGCGGGAGATGCTCCTCGTTAAGATCCATGCCAACGGAAGAACAAGGCCTGAGATATTCAACATTGTAAACACCTTCAGGGGTAAGATCATCGATCTCAACGGCGATTCCCTTGTGGTGGAGATAACAGGAAGCAAGGACAAGAATATGGCTTTTCTGAATGTCCTTGAACCGTATGGAGTTATCGAGGTGGTTCGCACCGGAAGTGTAGCAATAGCCCGGGGCAGCAAGGCCACCAGCGACAGATAA
- the ilvB gene encoding biosynthetic-type acetolactate synthase large subunit yields MPITGAEILVKSLQREGVDLLFGYPGGVLLGIYDTLFDADLLHILPRHEQGGIHAADGYARATGKVGVCFGTSGPGATNLVTGIANAHMDSVPLVVFTGQVPTNLIGGDAFQEADIVGITGPIVKHSYLVKDVRELADTIKEAFYIARTGRPGPVVIDLPKDVATDKTKFVWKDTVNLPGYNPNIKGHPGQIKKMLRLLEGAKKPVILTGGGVTISEANKELLRLSERVEIPVVSSFLGLGSFPGDHPNFTGWYGMHGNYASNMAMSDADFIIAIGTRFSDRSTGRLSGFAQNAKIAHIDVDPASISKNVPIEIPIVGDCKVVLKQVLDDIENYDWRKNEGPRKEWVEQTRKWNSEKPFSYDYSDKVIKPQFVVEKISELTGGNAIICTEVGQNQMWAGQFYNFKQPRQFISSGGLGTMGYGFPAAIGAKLGCPDKHVFDIAGDGSFMMNIQEICTAVQYRVGVKVAILNNRFLGMIRQWQDLFFNKRYSNSCLDCQPDFIKLADSFGCPGLRAESPADVEGVIKESLKIENKPVLLDFRVDREENVFPMVPAGAAINEMVFK; encoded by the coding sequence ATGCCGATAACCGGTGCTGAAATATTAGTAAAATCCCTTCAGAGGGAAGGAGTCGATCTTCTGTTCGGGTATCCGGGCGGAGTGCTTCTCGGTATCTACGATACACTTTTCGATGCCGATCTCCTGCACATACTGCCCAGACACGAACAGGGAGGAATACACGCTGCAGACGGATACGCAAGAGCCACCGGCAAGGTGGGTGTATGCTTTGGAACATCCGGTCCCGGAGCTACGAACCTCGTAACAGGTATCGCAAATGCGCATATGGATTCCGTACCACTCGTTGTTTTCACAGGCCAGGTCCCCACAAACCTCATAGGAGGAGATGCCTTTCAGGAGGCGGACATAGTGGGCATTACAGGCCCTATTGTTAAGCACAGTTACCTCGTTAAGGATGTTCGTGAGCTTGCGGACACCATTAAAGAGGCGTTTTATATAGCAAGAACAGGCCGTCCCGGTCCCGTTGTCATCGACCTTCCCAAGGATGTGGCCACAGACAAGACCAAGTTCGTATGGAAGGACACCGTTAACCTCCCCGGCTACAACCCCAACATAAAAGGGCATCCGGGGCAGATTAAGAAGATGCTCCGTCTGCTGGAGGGGGCTAAAAAGCCCGTTATCCTCACAGGTGGCGGTGTTACCATAAGCGAGGCGAACAAGGAGCTTCTGCGTTTATCCGAACGGGTGGAGATACCTGTTGTATCCTCCTTCCTCGGCCTTGGAAGCTTCCCCGGCGATCACCCGAACTTCACCGGATGGTACGGAATGCACGGAAACTACGCCTCCAACATGGCGATGAGCGATGCGGACTTCATCATAGCCATCGGAACACGCTTCTCCGACCGTTCCACAGGCAGGCTCTCCGGCTTTGCCCAGAATGCGAAGATAGCGCACATCGACGTAGATCCTGCATCGATCAGTAAGAACGTTCCCATTGAGATACCTATAGTTGGCGACTGCAAGGTTGTTCTCAAGCAGGTTCTCGACGATATAGAGAACTACGACTGGAGAAAGAACGAAGGTCCGAGAAAAGAATGGGTAGAACAGACGAGGAAGTGGAACAGCGAAAAGCCCTTCAGCTACGACTATTCCGACAAGGTGATCAAGCCCCAGTTTGTTGTTGAGAAGATAAGCGAGTTGACAGGCGGCAACGCCATCATATGTACAGAGGTCGGCCAAAACCAGATGTGGGCAGGGCAGTTCTACAACTTTAAACAGCCCCGCCAGTTCATCTCCTCCGGCGGTCTCGGTACTATGGGATACGGCTTCCCTGCTGCTATCGGAGCCAAGCTCGGCTGCCCCGATAAGCATGTCTTTGACATTGCAGGTGATGGCAGCTTCATGATGAACATCCAGGAGATTTGTACTGCGGTTCAGTACAGGGTCGGTGTAAAGGTCGCCATCCTTAATAACCGCTTCCTCGGCATGATACGCCAGTGGCAGGATCTCTTCTTCAATAAGAGATACTCAAACAGCTGTCTCGACTGCCAGCCCGATTTCATTAAACTGGCCGATTCCTTCGGATGCCCCGGTCTCAGAGCGGAGAGCCCTGCGGATGTTGAGGGTGTCATCAAGGAATCACTCAAGATAGAGAACAAGCCCGTGCTGCTTGACTTCCGTGTGGACAGGGAAGAGAACGTTTTCCCCATGGTTCCCGCCGGTGCAGCCATAAACGAAATGGTCTTCAAGTAG
- the ilvD gene encoding dihydroxy-acid dehydratase translates to MRSDRVKKGLDRAPARSLMYGTGVPKSSMERPHIGICSSFTDLIPGHTGMRELERFIDKGIHTGGGHGFIFSVPGICDGIAMGHVGMHYSLPSRDAIADMVECVVEAHALDGVVFLSNCDKITPGMLMAAARLDVPAIIVTAGPMASGNWRMQRRSFVRDTFEAMEQCRSGKIDDEEMGHLEMNACPGQGSCQGLYTANTMACLTEAMGMSLPGCGTGLAGSAKKKRIAFESGVQVCELVRQGVSTRDILNEKAFRNAVMMDLALGGSTNTTLHLPAIAYEAEVPFGLELFDELSKTTPHITNIRPGGDYFMEDIDYAGGIPAFQKRLINKLEDNITVSGFNVKQIADKAMIMDEDIVRPLDKPFHQEGGIAVLRGNIAPDGCVIKQSAVNDDMLVFTGKAKVFNTEEDSMEAIRADKIANGDVVVIRYEGPKGGPGMREMLAPTAAIMGKGLDKVALITDGRFSGGTRGPCVGHISPEAAEGGLIALVEDGDSISIDIPGRRIGLDVPEEVIAERRARYVKPEPKIKKGYLLKYYRGVSSAAEGAVFKRDED, encoded by the coding sequence ATGCGAAGCGACAGGGTGAAGAAGGGACTGGACAGAGCTCCAGCAAGATCGCTCATGTACGGAACCGGCGTTCCAAAATCCAGCATGGAGAGGCCCCACATAGGTATCTGCTCCAGCTTTACGGATCTTATCCCCGGGCACACCGGCATGAGGGAGCTTGAAAGGTTCATCGACAAAGGAATCCACACCGGCGGCGGACACGGTTTTATCTTCTCCGTTCCCGGCATATGCGACGGCATCGCCATGGGGCATGTCGGCATGCATTACAGCCTCCCCAGCAGGGATGCCATTGCGGATATGGTTGAATGCGTTGTTGAGGCCCATGCCCTTGACGGCGTTGTGTTCCTTAGCAACTGCGACAAGATCACCCCTGGAATGCTCATGGCGGCGGCACGTCTTGACGTGCCAGCAATCATTGTTACGGCGGGGCCCATGGCTAGCGGGAACTGGCGGATGCAGAGACGCTCCTTCGTTAGGGACACCTTCGAGGCTATGGAGCAGTGCCGCTCCGGCAAGATAGATGATGAGGAGATGGGGCATCTTGAGATGAACGCCTGCCCCGGTCAGGGCTCCTGTCAGGGACTTTATACGGCAAACACCATGGCATGCCTCACCGAGGCTATGGGGATGAGCCTCCCCGGATGCGGAACGGGCCTTGCCGGCTCTGCGAAGAAGAAGCGCATAGCCTTTGAATCGGGCGTTCAGGTATGCGAGCTTGTGCGTCAGGGTGTATCCACCCGTGACATCTTAAATGAAAAGGCCTTCCGCAACGCTGTTATGATGGACCTCGCTCTCGGCGGTTCCACCAATACAACACTGCACCTCCCCGCCATCGCCTACGAGGCGGAGGTTCCCTTCGGCCTTGAGCTCTTTGATGAACTAAGCAAAACAACACCCCATATCACAAATATCCGCCCCGGCGGTGATTACTTTATGGAAGATATAGATTATGCAGGGGGTATCCCCGCATTCCAGAAACGCCTTATTAACAAGCTGGAAGACAATATCACCGTCTCCGGCTTCAACGTAAAACAGATTGCGGATAAGGCAATGATCATGGATGAAGACATCGTGAGACCCCTTGATAAACCCTTCCATCAGGAGGGGGGGATCGCCGTACTCAGAGGAAACATCGCACCCGACGGCTGCGTTATCAAGCAGTCCGCTGTAAATGACGATATGCTTGTTTTCACAGGGAAGGCAAAGGTTTTCAATACCGAAGAGGACTCGATGGAAGCCATCCGTGCGGATAAGATTGCAAACGGCGACGTTGTCGTTATCAGATACGAAGGTCCCAAAGGGGGGCCTGGTATGAGAGAGATGCTTGCACCCACAGCCGCCATCATGGGCAAGGGGCTCGACAAGGTTGCTCTCATCACCGATGGACGCTTCTCTGGCGGAACGAGAGGACCCTGCGTGGGCCACATCTCCCCCGAAGCGGCCGAAGGGGGGCTTATCGCCCTCGTGGAGGACGGGGACTCCATATCAATAGACATCCCCGGCAGGAGAATCGGCCTAGATGTTCCAGAAGAAGTTATCGCGGAACGTCGGGCCCGCTATGTGAAACCTGAACCTAAGATCAAAAAGGGCTACCTGCTCAAGTACTACCGAGGCGTCTCCAGCGCAGCGGAGGGAGCAGTGTTTAAACGTGACGAAGATTAA
- the ruvB gene encoding Holliday junction branch migration DNA helicase RuvB, whose protein sequence is MEHDDIFSQEKFEEDNLTSSIRPDDFNSYIGQEKVKENLKIFVQAARKREESLDHCLFYGPPGLGKTTLANIIANEMGVNINSTSGPVIEKQGDLAAILTNMQEGDVLFIDEIHRLHSNVEEILYPAMEDFKLDIIIGQGPAARTIKVDLQRFTLVGATTRAGLLTSPLRDRFGVIMRLEFYTPENLAQIITNAADILDLNIEPKASLEIARRSRGTPRIAHRILRRVRDFADVLNNGLVDLEIAKQGLSRLEIDEEGLDASDRNLLLAVVNKYDGGPVGVETLAATLSEERDTIEDVIEPYLIYKGFIKKTPRGRVVTRLAYEHLKLDPRQNSLTVDDFLED, encoded by the coding sequence ATGGAACATGACGATATTTTCTCACAGGAAAAATTTGAAGAAGATAACCTGACCTCAAGCATCCGCCCCGACGATTTCAACAGCTATATTGGGCAGGAGAAGGTTAAGGAAAACCTCAAGATATTCGTTCAGGCGGCAAGGAAGAGGGAGGAGAGTCTCGACCACTGCCTCTTTTACGGCCCGCCCGGGCTTGGTAAAACAACCCTTGCAAACATCATCGCAAACGAGATGGGGGTTAATATAAACTCCACCAGCGGCCCCGTTATAGAGAAGCAGGGGGATCTAGCCGCCATCCTCACAAACATGCAGGAGGGGGATGTGCTCTTCATAGATGAGATACACCGCCTTCATTCTAATGTGGAGGAGATTCTCTATCCCGCCATGGAGGACTTCAAGCTCGACATAATCATTGGACAGGGTCCTGCGGCAAGAACCATTAAGGTGGATCTCCAGCGATTCACCCTGGTTGGCGCAACCACACGTGCAGGACTGCTCACCTCCCCCTTGCGCGACCGTTTCGGTGTAATCATGCGCCTGGAGTTCTATACCCCCGAAAACCTTGCACAGATCATCACCAACGCAGCAGATATACTTGATCTTAATATTGAGCCGAAGGCATCCCTTGAGATAGCAAGGAGGAGCCGGGGTACACCGAGGATCGCCCACAGGATCCTGCGCCGTGTACGTGATTTCGCAGATGTGCTTAACAACGGCCTTGTGGATCTCGAGATCGCCAAGCAGGGGCTTAGCAGGTTGGAGATAGACGAAGAGGGGCTGGACGCATCGGACAGAAACCTCCTTCTGGCGGTTGTAAATAAGTACGACGGGGGACCTGTCGGGGTGGAAACATTGGCCGCAACCCTCTCCGAAGAGCGGGATACCATCGAAGACGTTATCGAGCCCTACCTTATATATAAGGGCTTCATAAAGAAGACACCCCGAGGACGAGTTGTGACAAGGCTGGCATATGAGCATCTTAAGCTGGATCCCAGACAGAACAGCCTCACCGTTGACGACTTTCTGGAGGACTAG